The Opitutales bacterium ASA1 genome window below encodes:
- the atpA gene encoding F0F1 ATP synthase subunit alpha, which produces MSTVLEQIEQQIARLQSGTVKKNVGSIRTVADGVALCDGLSDVMYNEMVEFPGGTIGIALNLAEDDVGCVVLGDVSRLKEGDEVKTTGRLLSVPVGKALLGRVVDALGNAVDGKGPIDAKEYFPVEKIAPGIVVRKSVSQPLFTGIMAIDSMIPIGRGQRELIIGDRGTGKTTIAIDTIINQARINRVGLASGDPKFRPVYSIYVAVGQKSSNIVRTMAALEAAGALEFTIIVAAPAADNPANQYLAPYSGAAMGEWFMENGMDALIVYDDLSKHAVAYRQISLILKRPSGREAYPGDVFYLHSRLLERAARLDGKGSLTALPIIETLAGDVSAYIPTNVISITDGQIFLETDLFNQGIRPAVSVGLSVSRVGSAAQIKATKQVAGKLKGELAQFRELAAFAQFGSDLDAKTKSQLDRGARIVELFKQPAFNPISIELQAATLWAMQNGFYDDLPMNRVSAASVSLREFFAARKDALLTKIRNKAALDAELEAELKQACGEWKPTFVG; this is translated from the coding sequence ATGAGCACGGTACTCGAACAAATCGAACAGCAAATCGCCCGCCTCCAATCCGGCACGGTCAAGAAAAACGTCGGCAGCATCCGCACCGTTGCCGACGGAGTGGCGCTTTGCGACGGCCTCTCGGACGTGATGTACAACGAGATGGTCGAATTTCCGGGAGGAACGATCGGCATCGCGCTCAACCTCGCCGAAGACGACGTGGGCTGCGTGGTGCTTGGTGACGTCTCTCGCCTCAAGGAAGGAGACGAGGTCAAGACCACCGGCCGACTACTCTCGGTCCCTGTAGGCAAGGCGCTTCTCGGTCGCGTGGTGGACGCACTCGGTAACGCAGTCGACGGCAAAGGGCCGATCGATGCGAAGGAGTATTTCCCGGTGGAAAAGATCGCGCCCGGCATCGTGGTGCGCAAGTCGGTCTCCCAACCGCTCTTCACCGGAATCATGGCGATCGACTCCATGATTCCGATCGGGCGCGGCCAGCGCGAGTTGATCATCGGTGACCGTGGCACGGGCAAGACGACTATCGCGATCGATACCATCATCAATCAGGCGCGTATCAACCGCGTCGGTTTGGCCAGTGGCGATCCGAAGTTCCGCCCAGTTTACTCGATCTACGTCGCCGTTGGACAGAAGAGCTCGAACATCGTGCGCACGATGGCCGCCCTCGAGGCAGCGGGCGCACTCGAGTTCACTATCATCGTAGCCGCCCCTGCCGCGGACAACCCCGCCAATCAGTACCTCGCTCCTTATTCCGGAGCGGCCATGGGGGAGTGGTTCATGGAGAACGGCATGGATGCACTCATCGTCTACGACGATCTATCCAAGCACGCCGTCGCCTACCGCCAGATCTCGCTGATCCTGAAGCGGCCCTCGGGACGCGAAGCGTATCCTGGCGATGTCTTCTACCTTCACAGCCGTTTGCTCGAGCGCGCTGCGCGTCTCGACGGCAAGGGATCACTCACGGCGCTTCCGATCATCGAAACGCTGGCGGGCGACGTATCCGCTTACATCCCGACGAACGTCATTTCGATCACCGACGGTCAGATCTTTCTCGAGACGGACCTGTTCAACCAAGGTATTCGCCCTGCCGTCTCCGTCGGTTTGTCGGTGTCGCGTGTCGGATCGGCTGCTCAGATCAAGGCCACGAAGCAGGTCGCGGGAAAGTTGAAGGGCGAACTCGCGCAGTTCCGCGAGCTGGCGGCATTTGCTCAGTTCGGATCGGATCTCGACGCAAAGACCAAGTCGCAGCTCGATCGCGGTGCCCGCATCGTGGAGCTCTTCAAGCAGCCTGCGTTCAACCCGATCTCTATCGAGTTGCAGGCGGCTACGCTGTGGGCGATGCAGAACGGCTTCTACGACGATCTCCCCATGAACCGGGTCTCCGCGGCATCCGTTTCGCTCCGCGAGTTCTTCGCTGCTCGCAAGGACGCGCTGCTCACCAAGATCCGCAACAAGGCGGCCCTCGATGCCGAGCTGGAGGCCGAACTCAAGCAGGCCTGCGGCGAGTGGAAGCCGACCTTTGTTGGTTGA
- the atpG gene encoding ATP synthase F1 subunit gamma, translating to MASTRDIRRRIKSVKNTRQITKAMELVAASKMKKAQSAALAGRPYADLMADMLAALAPRIDASLHPFLREREIKTRGILLITSDKGLCGPLNANLFKLVSEVQGPAKYVVIGRKGAQFLARTKRDVLADFGVHDRVPFGEVKAVGEFMIKLFLEGTIDTIEVVYPRFKNTLVQEPVRVPVLPLTDLRGYVETARGSGGVASTFNDTRSMLIEPSAEEVLDALLTFFVNRELYQFVLSTRASEHSARMVAMKTAKDNASKLLDELTLQYNKARQAAITQEILEIAAAQYATA from the coding sequence ATGGCCAGCACCCGCGACATCCGCCGACGTATCAAGTCGGTCAAGAATACCCGCCAGATCACCAAGGCGATGGAGCTTGTCGCGGCGTCGAAGATGAAGAAGGCGCAGTCGGCGGCGCTCGCCGGTAGGCCCTACGCCGACCTCATGGCGGACATGCTTGCCGCACTCGCGCCTCGAATCGATGCCTCGTTGCACCCGTTCTTGCGAGAACGAGAGATCAAGACGCGTGGAATTCTCCTGATTACATCCGACAAAGGACTTTGCGGGCCACTCAACGCGAATCTCTTCAAGCTCGTTTCCGAGGTCCAAGGTCCGGCCAAGTATGTGGTCATAGGCCGGAAAGGGGCGCAGTTCCTCGCGCGCACGAAACGAGACGTGTTGGCCGACTTCGGTGTTCACGATCGCGTGCCGTTCGGCGAGGTGAAGGCGGTGGGCGAGTTCATGATCAAGCTCTTTCTCGAGGGCACGATCGACACGATCGAAGTCGTCTACCCGCGGTTCAAGAACACCCTCGTGCAGGAACCCGTCCGTGTGCCGGTTCTCCCGCTCACCGACCTGCGCGGCTACGTCGAGACCGCGCGAGGAAGCGGCGGTGTCGCATCCACGTTCAACGACACGCGAAGCATGTTGATCGAGCCGTCCGCCGAGGAGGTCTTGGATGCTCTGCTCACTTTCTTCGTCAACCGGGAGCTGTATCAATTCGTCTTGTCCACGCGTGCATCCGAGCACAGCGCTCGGATGGTCGCGATGAAGACGGCCAAGGACAACGCGTCGAAACTCCTCGACGAACTCACTCTTCAGTACAACAAGGCCCGACAAGCGGCGATCACTCAAGAGATTCTCGAGATCGCTGCCGCACAGTACGCTACGGCCTGA